From one Paenibacillus terrae HPL-003 genomic stretch:
- a CDS encoding glycoside hydrolase family 1 protein gives MSKAHVFPENFLWGGAIAANQAEGAFDADGKGLSTADMVPYYKKKDYANLSALMHVSSETIAEAMKAKTAEGYPKRYGIDFYHHFREDIALFAEMGFKTFRLSINWSRIFPNGDDQEPNEAGLQFYDNVFDELRKYDIEPLVTLSHYEMPMTLVLNYGGWTNRKVISFFIKYAETVMNRYQDKVKYWLTFNEINTTIIEPFTGGGIVGDKEENLLQASYQALHHQFVASSLVTKRAREINPAFHIGCMLARMIHYPATSSPEDVQQAQIDNQMNLLHTDVQVRGSYPPIIKRYFEEHQIHIVKGAEDEQILKENTVDFISFSYYTSLVSTTTPEKYGVTGANLYSTVKNPNLKLTEWGWQLDPIGLRTVLKELYDRYQLPLFVVENGLGAKDTVEEDGSIIDDYRIDYFRQHIEQLKEAILDGVEVLGYTSWGAIDIISASTSEMSKRYGFIYVDQDDEGHGTLNRKKKKSFDWYKKVIATNGEDLG, from the coding sequence ATGAGTAAAGCACACGTATTTCCCGAGAACTTTCTATGGGGAGGCGCTATCGCCGCCAATCAAGCGGAGGGCGCATTTGACGCAGACGGCAAAGGCTTGTCTACCGCAGATATGGTTCCTTATTATAAGAAAAAAGATTATGCCAATCTTAGTGCCCTCATGCACGTATCCAGTGAAACGATCGCGGAGGCCATGAAAGCAAAAACAGCTGAGGGTTATCCGAAGCGTTATGGAATTGATTTTTATCATCATTTTAGAGAAGATATTGCGTTATTTGCTGAGATGGGCTTCAAAACATTCCGTCTCTCGATTAACTGGAGTCGCATTTTCCCTAATGGAGACGATCAGGAGCCAAATGAGGCTGGCCTACAATTTTATGACAATGTTTTTGACGAGCTACGTAAATACGATATTGAACCTCTGGTTACGCTATCCCATTATGAAATGCCAATGACGCTAGTGTTGAATTATGGAGGCTGGACAAACAGAAAAGTCATTTCGTTCTTTATAAAGTATGCCGAGACCGTTATGAACCGATATCAGGATAAAGTAAAATACTGGCTGACATTTAATGAAATCAATACGACAATTATTGAACCGTTCACAGGCGGCGGAATTGTCGGGGACAAGGAAGAAAACCTGTTACAAGCGTCCTATCAAGCATTACATCATCAGTTCGTTGCCAGCAGCCTGGTAACCAAAAGAGCGCGTGAAATCAATCCGGCCTTCCACATCGGCTGTATGCTAGCCAGAATGATCCATTATCCTGCTACAAGCAGCCCGGAAGATGTGCAGCAAGCTCAAATCGACAACCAAATGAACCTGCTTCACACTGATGTCCAGGTACGCGGTAGCTACCCGCCAATCATTAAGCGCTATTTTGAGGAGCATCAAATTCATATCGTAAAAGGAGCAGAAGACGAGCAGATTTTGAAAGAGAATACTGTGGATTTTATTTCCTTCAGCTATTATACCTCCCTCGTCTCCACTACAACGCCGGAGAAATATGGAGTTACAGGAGCTAACCTGTACAGTACGGTTAAAAACCCAAATCTGAAGCTAACGGAATGGGGATGGCAGTTGGACCCCATTGGCTTGAGAACCGTTTTAAAGGAACTTTATGATCGCTATCAATTGCCTTTGTTTGTGGTAGAAAATGGGCTGGGAGCCAAGGATACTGTCGAAGAAGACGGCTCCATTATAGATGATTACCGGATTGACTATTTCAGACAGCATATCGAACAACTAAAGGAAGCTATTCTGGATGGCGTTGAGGTGCTCGGCTACACCAGTTGGGGAGCCATTGATATCATCAGTGCATCCACTTCAGAAATGTCCAAACGCTACGGATTTATTTATGTGGATCAGGACGACGAAGGCCACGGAACCCTTAACCGCAAAAAGAAGAAAAGCTTCGACTGGTATAAAAAAGTGATTGCTACGAATGGCGAGGATTTGGGTTAA